GAAATGATGCTTGATTTTTTCGTGAAATCTTCAACTGTTAATGGACTTGAAAATCGTGCAGTGCCATTTGTGGGAAGAACGTGGTTAGGTCCAGCAAAGTAATCTCCCACTGGCTCTGAGCTATGTTTCCCGAGAAAGATAGCACCTGCATGACGGATACTTGGTAAAATTGCCCACGGGTCTTCCGTTTGGATCTCCAAGTGTTCTGCGGCTAATTCATTGACTGCGTCAACAGCTTGTTCCATCGTGTCAGCTAAATATATGGCGCCATAATGTTGTATCGCTTCCTCTGCTATGGCTTTTTTTGGCAAGGTCGCTAACTGTTCCGAGACTTCTTGAGCTACTTCCTCTGCTAAAGATCGGTCAGGCGTGACAAGGATTGCTGTGGCCATCGGATCGTGCTCTGCTTGTGATAATAAATCTGCTGCGATATAAGCCGCGTTGGCTGAGTGATCCGCTAATACAGCGATTTCACTTGGTCCAGCAATCATGTCAATCGCCACAACTCCGAATACAAGTTGTTTAGCAAGGGCCACATAAATATTTCCCGGTCCGACAATTTTATCTACAGGCTGGATAGAAGCTGTTCCGTAAGCTAACGCCCCAATTGCTTGGGCCCCGCCTACTTTGTGAATTTCTTTAACTCCTAATTCATGAGCTGTCACGAGCACGATATCATCTAATTCATTATTCCTCTGGGGCGGTGATGTCATAACGATACGGTTGACTCCTGCTACTTGAGCAGGTACGACATTCATAATAATCGAGGACGGATATGCCGCTCTACCTCCAGGCACGTACACACCGACAGCATCTAGAGGTGTCACTTTCTGACCTAGTATAGTCCCATCCTCTTTCGTCGTCATCCACGATTGTTGTACTTGGCGAGCATGAAAATCTCGAATATTGTCAATGGCTTCTCGTATAATGGTTAACGTATCTTGAGAAACAGCGTCATACGCCTCGGAGATTTCTTCAGGTGATACGAGGGTATCTGTTATTTCTACTTTATCAAACATAACCGTATACTTTTGAAGGGCCTCATCTCCCTTTTTCTTTACATCTTCGAGAATAGTAGCCACCGTTTGACGTTGTTTATCCGTTCCTTGATTAATGGCGCGTTTAAGTGAAACAGTCTCTGTAAGAGGTATGATCTTCACAATTATAGACTCCTCTCTTTTGCATTAATTACATCGGCCAACCGATCAACCATATCATCAATGTCAGCTGATTTCGTGCGATAACTTACAGGGTTTACAATAAAGCGTGAGGTAATAGGCATCATTGTCTCCACTTCTACTAGACCATTTTCTTTCAACGTTTGCCCTGTGGACACAATATCCACGATACGATCGGCAAGCCCAATAATCGGTGCAAGTTCTATTGAACCATTAAGCTTAATAATCTCCACTTGTTCACCTTGTTCACGAAAGTATTCACTAGCAAGATTAGGATATTTAGATGCAATTTTAGGTGCAACTTCGGTCCCTCTATTATAAGTAGGTAAAGCAGCAACTGCCATGTAACAGGCACTTATTTTTAAATCAAGCACTTCATAGACCTCTCGCTTTTCCTCAATCATCACATCTTTACCAGCAACACCTACATCTGCGGCACCATGTTCTACATAGGTTGGGACATCCATGGGCTTCGCTAGGATAAATCTCATTTTCGCCTCAGGGATTTCAATAATGAGCTTTCGTGAATCCTCGAATTCTGGCGGTAAAGGATATCCCGCTTCCCTGAGCAATTCAACTGCTTCTTCAAATATACGTCCTTTAGGCATCGCTACGGTTAAACACACGTTGCTCATTGAGTTCCCTCCCCTTTTCCATTCGATCCTACAAAGTAAATCACATCTTCAAACTGAGCAGAATAGGCATCCACATCATTTATACCGCTTAACTCCTGCATCACTACTGAACGCCCTTGCTGACGTAGCTCCTTTGTTTTTACCATCGCTTCCTTCCGGCGATCATGACTGAAAATTAAGCAAACATCTTGATTAAAAGACACCTTCCTTTGACCAATCGCTTCCGTTAAACGATCCAGTCTCAGCCCAAAGCCCGTGGCTGGTTCTGAATGGTCAAATTCATCAAGCAACTGATCGTAACGCCCGCCACTACCTACCGGATAACCAAGTCGCTCACTATACGCCTCAAATACGGTTCCTGTATAATAACTCATATGCATCACAAGGTTTAAATCGACGATTAAAGTTGTCTCCAATTCGTACGTATGAAGTATGGAAAATAAATGGTTGAGTTGTTTTAAGGCGTTAAGCGCTTCCTCAGATTCAGCAAGCTTTTCCGCTTCTAGAATAATGTCTGGGTCACCTTTTAATCGTAACAATTTGAAAAGCCGTTGCTTATCAATTGATGAAAGAGGTAATTGTTCAACCTCTTTTCGAAAACCAACATAATTTTTTTCGTATAGGAAACGTCTAAAGTGATTCACACGCGTTTCATTTCCTAGTACTTCCATTAGAAAGGCATTTACAAAACCGATATGACCAATGGCAACTTTGCTTTGAGAAGTGCCTGCACAGTGAAGGGACGCCATCATGAGGGAAATTACTTCAGCATCCGCACTGTTAGACTGATCACCGATAAGCTCAACACCGACTTGTTCAAATTCAGCTGGTCTTCCTCCTTCAATTTGTTGAGCACGAAATACCGGAGCATCATATGTTAAACGTAATGGCCGATTAGCGCTCTTCAAAGTGGAAGCCGCAATTCTTGCGATCGGTGCTGTCATATCAGGACGAAGCACGAGCGTATTGCCTTGTTGATCTAGTAACTTAAATAATTGCTGATCCAAAATGGCAGATGCTGAGCCTACTGTCTCATAAAACTCTAAGGTAGGTGTTTCAATCGGCACATACCCCCATAGTCTCATTTCTTTAGATATGGCATCTTTAACGTGCCTTTTCAGTTGATAAAGCTCTGGAAGCGTATCTCTCATTCCTAACGGTTTTTCAAACATAAATAGCTTTGACATAACGTCCCTCACCTTCTTTTCATTTAGTTTGTATATTAACGACTTGACGTTTAGACATCATTTTCAATAATTGCACTTTATTTCACTAATGTGATAGAGCGATAAAGACCTTAAGAGTAGTCTACAAGGGAAACAGCTTTACGTCAATATTAAAGTTCCTTTAAAACGCTCATCTTATTTCAAACCACTTCCTCTTTTGTATTAAAAAAAGCAGCTGAATAATCACTTATTCATCGCTGCTTTCTGTCTTTTTTATAAGTTGCATCGGATTCCCACCGACAAAATATCCAGACGGAACGTCTTTATGGACAAGCGTTCCTGCTGATACAATGGCATCGTCGCCAATGGTGACTCCCGGGAGGATCGTTGTATTTGCCCCGATCATAACATTATTTCCAATTATGACAGGGCCTAGCCGGTACTCTTTAATTAAATATTCATGGGCCAAAATCGTGGTGTTATATCCAACGACCGTATTTTTACCTATCGTAATTTTTTCAGGGAACATCACATCCAACATCACCATTAACGCGACAGCTGCTTTGTCCCCAACTTCCATACGTAAAAAAGTTCGATATAACCAGTTCTTAACCCCAAGAAAAGGCGTATATCGTGCCACTTGAATGACAATAAAATTCTTTACTACTTTAAAAAAAGGCACTGTTTTATAAACTTGCCACAATGAGTTCGCCTCACTGACAGGGTAACGCTCTGTCTTTCTGCCCATAGCCCTCCACCTGCCTAACTTGAATGGATTATTTAGACGACGTTACTTCTAAATATGTCAGTAAATCCGTCATGTTGTTTAGCATAATATCCGGCTCAAAAGATGCTAAATGGTCGCTTCCTTTAACACTCCAAGCGACACCAGCAGTTTTTGTTCCAGTATTTTTGCCGCCGAGAATATCATGTTCGCTATCCCCTACCATTATGGCTTGATCTGGTGTTGCTTTAAGGGCTCTTAACGCTTTTAATAATGGCTCTGGATCCGGTTTATATTTCTCTACTTCATCCAATGAAATAATAACGTCAAAGAATTGATCTAATTCCATGAGCTCTAAACCACGTATCGCCGTATCTCGCCGCTTCGTGGTCACAATCGCCATCTTATAGCCTTCATTTCTTAATGCGACTAGTGTTTCTGAAACACCTTCATATTTTTTTACAAGCGCATCATGTTGTGCATGGTTGAACGTGCGATAGGTGGTCGTCATCTCATCTAATTTACTATGGTCTAATTTCGTGAAGGTTTCAGAGAGTGGTGGACCGATAAACGAGATGACATCATCTCTTGTATATTGCCCAGGATAATACCTGTCCATCGTGTGCAGAAACGAGGCTATTATTAAATCAATTGTATTGATTAATGTCCCATCGAGATCAAATAAAACTGTATCTATACGTTTGTGTTGCATCATGCGTTAACATCCTTTCTTATCCAAAGCTGGCTTATGACGAACGTTGAGTATAAGAGATAGCTGATTTCTCTTCCTGTTTTAATGTCTTTTTTTCTATTCTGTTCCAAACAAAAGCGATCGCTATTGTCAACATGATCGCTGTGATGAGGCGAACAGCTAGTAACGGCCAAAGCGGAATACCTAATGGCGCAAAGATAAGAGTATCTTCAATAACAGCATGGCACGCTACTAAAAATATAAATACGAGGTAGAGGTCTTTTTTACTTACTCCGTCCTCTTTAACCGCCTGAATCATTACCCCTGCACCGTACGCTAACCCAAACACTAATCCTGACGCCAATGTTGTGGCTGT
The Salipaludibacillus sp. LMS25 DNA segment above includes these coding regions:
- the hisD gene encoding histidinol dehydrogenase; the protein is MKIIPLTETVSLKRAINQGTDKQRQTVATILEDVKKKGDEALQKYTVMFDKVEITDTLVSPEEISEAYDAVSQDTLTIIREAIDNIRDFHARQVQQSWMTTKEDGTILGQKVTPLDAVGVYVPGGRAAYPSSIIMNVVPAQVAGVNRIVMTSPPQRNNELDDIVLVTAHELGVKEIHKVGGAQAIGALAYGTASIQPVDKIVGPGNIYVALAKQLVFGVVAIDMIAGPSEIAVLADHSANAAYIAADLLSQAEHDPMATAILVTPDRSLAEEVAQEVSEQLATLPKKAIAEEAIQHYGAIYLADTMEQAVDAVNELAAEHLEIQTEDPWAILPSIRHAGAIFLGKHSSEPVGDYFAGPNHVLPTNGTARFSSPLTVEDFTKKSSIISYSKQAIQSQAPKIAKFARFEHLEAHARAVEKRLED
- the hisG gene encoding ATP phosphoribosyltransferase, translated to MSNVCLTVAMPKGRIFEEAVELLREAGYPLPPEFEDSRKLIIEIPEAKMRFILAKPMDVPTYVEHGAADVGVAGKDVMIEEKREVYEVLDLKISACYMAVAALPTYNRGTEVAPKIASKYPNLASEYFREQGEQVEIIKLNGSIELAPIIGLADRIVDIVSTGQTLKENGLVEVETMMPITSRFIVNPVSYRTKSADIDDMVDRLADVINAKERSL
- a CDS encoding ATP phosphoribosyltransferase regulatory subunit produces the protein MSKLFMFEKPLGMRDTLPELYQLKRHVKDAISKEMRLWGYVPIETPTLEFYETVGSASAILDQQLFKLLDQQGNTLVLRPDMTAPIARIAASTLKSANRPLRLTYDAPVFRAQQIEGGRPAEFEQVGVELIGDQSNSADAEVISLMMASLHCAGTSQSKVAIGHIGFVNAFLMEVLGNETRVNHFRRFLYEKNYVGFRKEVEQLPLSSIDKQRLFKLLRLKGDPDIILEAEKLAESEEALNALKQLNHLFSILHTYELETTLIVDLNLVMHMSYYTGTVFEAYSERLGYPVGSGGRYDQLLDEFDHSEPATGFGLRLDRLTEAIGQRKVSFNQDVCLIFSHDRRKEAMVKTKELRQQGRSVVMQELSGINDVDAYSAQFEDVIYFVGSNGKGEGTQ
- a CDS encoding DapH/DapD/GlmU-related protein; the protein is MGRKTERYPVSEANSLWQVYKTVPFFKVVKNFIVIQVARYTPFLGVKNWLYRTFLRMEVGDKAAVALMVMLDVMFPEKITIGKNTVVGYNTTILAHEYLIKEYRLGPVIIGNNVMIGANTTILPGVTIGDDAIVSAGTLVHKDVPSGYFVGGNPMQLIKKTESSDE
- the ppaX gene encoding pyrophosphatase PpaX codes for the protein MMQHKRIDTVLFDLDGTLINTIDLIIASFLHTMDRYYPGQYTRDDVISFIGPPLSETFTKLDHSKLDEMTTTYRTFNHAQHDALVKKYEGVSETLVALRNEGYKMAIVTTKRRDTAIRGLELMELDQFFDVIISLDEVEKYKPDPEPLLKALRALKATPDQAIMVGDSEHDILGGKNTGTKTAGVAWSVKGSDHLASFEPDIMLNNMTDLLTYLEVTSSK